Proteins encoded together in one Tripterygium wilfordii isolate XIE 37 chromosome 14, ASM1340144v1, whole genome shotgun sequence window:
- the LOC120014300 gene encoding pentatricopeptide repeat-containing protein At5g46460, mitochondrial-like — protein sequence MSLCRANLRSLKSVRTFGSVSVSQSNSPISLTKSFKSVTHYDWRSTDSCKSLIFHHLKNKRLDEARMIFDKIQMPGAHLYNMMIVGYAQNERLDVALSMFDEMPVRDCVSWNSMIKGCLDCGCLGIARKLFNEMPERSVVSWTTMVNGYLRFRQVELAEALFHEMPARDIAAWNSMIHGYFSFDRVDDAMNLFEKMPRRNVISWTSVICGLDQCGKSEEALILFRKMMVSGVEPTSSTLSSVLTASANVLALQLGVQVHGQVVRLGYCFDEFISASLISFYANCQYIEDAWKVFNEKLHESVVVWTALLTGYGLNARHENALMVFGEMIKMGILPNQSTFCSALNSCCELEDLDKGKGVHTTTIKLGLENDVFVGNSLVVMYSELGHIDLAADIFKRLGHKNVVSWNSIIVGCAQHGCGKWALIFFTQMIRAGVDPDEITYTGLLSACSHAGMLQKGRCFFEYVSRYKPNEVELRHYACMVDILCRLGKLEEAEKLVQNMPMKATANIWLALLSACRIYLNIQVAERAAKSIFDLESHRAAAYVLLSNLYASAGRWRDASRVRTKMRAERIVKQRGCSWITFKGIRHEFLSGDKSHPLSDKLYEKVDWLGGKLKESGYIPDHRFDLHDVEGEQKEEMLSYHSERLAIAFGLICTVDGTTITVMKNLRVCGDCHSAIKIIARIVGREIVLRDSSRFHHFRDGVCSCGDYW from the coding sequence ATGTCCCTGTGTCGCGCCAATTTACGAAGTCTAAAATCTGTGAGAACCTTTGGCTCAGTTTCGGTTTCACAGTCCAACTCTCCTATATCTCTAACGAAATCCTTCAAATCAGTCACGCATTATGATTGGCGAAGCACTGATTCCTGCAAATCTTTGATATTTCATCACCTGAAGAACAAGAGATTAGACGAAGCTCGCATGATTTTTGATAAAATCCAGATGCCAGGTGCGCATTTATACAATATGATGATCGTTGGTTATGCCCAAAATGAAAGGCTTGACGTTGCATTGAGCATGTTTGACGAAATGCCCGTTCGAGACTGTGTTTCTTGGAATTCGATGATAAAAGGGTGTTTAGATTGTGGGTGTTTAGGCATAGCAAGAAAGCTGTTCAACGAAATGCCTGAGAGGAGTGTTGTTTCTTGGACAACCATGGTAAATGGTTATCTTCGGTTTAGGCAAGTCGAGCTGGCTGAGGCGTTGTTTCATGAGATGCCAGCGAGGGACATTGCTGCCTGGAACTCGATGATTCATGGATATTTTAGTTTTGATAGAGTGGACGATGCCATGAACTTGTTTGAGAAGATGCCTCGTAGGAATGTGATATCGTGGACTTCAGTGATCTGTGGGCTTGACCAGTGTGGGAAGAGTGAGGAAGCCTTGATTCTTTTCAGGAAGATGATGGTTTCTGGCGTTGAGCCCACTTCCAGCACGCTCAGTAGTGTGTTGACTGCTAGTGCTAATGTGTTAGCTTTACAATTGGGTGTTCAGGTTCATGGTCAAGTAGTTAGGTTAGGTTACTGCTTCGATGAATTTATATCTGCTTCACTTATCTCTTTTTATGCAAACTGCCAGTATATAGAGGATGCTTGGAAGGTTTTCAAtgaaaaattgcatgaaagtGTGGTGGTATGGACTGCTCTTTTAACAGGATATGGTTTGAATGCTAGACACGAAAATGCACTGATGGTTTTTGGGGAGATGATAAAAATGGGCATCCTTCCAAATCAATCTACATTTTGCAGTGCGCTGAATTCGTGTTGTGAATTGGAGGATCTCGATAAGGGTAAAGGAGTCCACACGACAACCATTAAGCTAGGCTTGGAAAATGATGTCTTCGTGGGTAATTCTCTTGTTGTAATGTACTCTGAACTTGGACATATAGATCTTGCTGCAGATATATTTAAGAGACTTGGGCACAAGAATGTTGTCTCATGGAACTCAATTATTGTTGGTTGTGCACAACATGGATGTGGCAAGTGGGCCCTGATATTCTTCACGCAAATGATACGTGCAGGTGTGGATCCAGATGAGATCACTTATACTGGGCTGCTTTCTGCTTGTAGCCATGCTGGGATGTTACAGAAAGGTAGATGCTTCTTTGAGTATGTTAGTAGATATAAACCGAATGAGGTGGAGCTCCGGCATTATGCTTGTATGGTGGACATCTTGTGCAGACTTGGGAAGTTGGAGGAAGCAGAGAAGTTAGTTCAGAATATGCCAATGAAAGCAACTGCCAATATATGGCTAGCTTTGCTTAGTGCTTGTAGGATATATTTGAACATACAAGTAGCTGAAAGAGCTGCAAAGAGCATTTTTGATTTGGAATCACATCGTGCTGCTGCTTATGTTTTACTGTCTAATCTGTATGCTTCTGCTGGTAGATGGAGAGATGCATCAAGGGTGAGAACGAAGATGAGAGCGGAAAGAATTGTCAAACAACGAGGGTGCAGTTGGATAACTTTCAAAGGAATAAGACATGAGTTTCTTTCTGGAGACAAGTCCCACCCTCTCAGTGATAAACTTTATGAGAAGGTGGACTGGCTGGGCGGGAAGCTGAAGGAATCTGGATATATTCCTGATCATAGGTTTGATCTGCATGATGTTGAAGGTGAGCAGAAGGAAGAAATGCTATCGTACCACAGTGAGAGGCTTGCTATTGCATTTGGGTTGATATGTACAGTGGACGGTACTACAATAACAGTGATGAAGAATCTTCGGGTGTGTGGGGATTGCCATTCTGCCATCAAGATTATAGCAAGGATTGTAGGGCGTGAGATTGTTTTAAGAGATTCTAGCCGCTTTCATCACTTCAGGGATGGTGTTTGTTCTTGCGGAGACTATTGGTAG
- the LOC120014312 gene encoding membrane protein PM19L-like, which produces MANGEMKNVAALLLVLNFCMYVVVLGIGGWAVNRAIDHGFIIGPGFDLPAHFSPIYFPMGNAATGFFVTFALIAGVVGVASVISGLNHIRSWSADSLPSAATAATIAWTLTALAMGFAWKEIDLKLRNARLRTMEAFLIILTVTQLLYLAAIHSAATIRR; this is translated from the exons ATGGCAAATGGGGAGATGAAAAATGTTGCTGCTCTGCTTTTGGTACTTAATTTCTGCATGTATGTGGTAGTTTTGGGGATTGGTGGGTGGGCTGTGAATAGAGCAATAGATCATGGATTCATCATTG GTCCTGGTTTCGACCTTCCAGCGCATTTCTCGCCCATTTACTTCCCCATGGGCAATGCTGCTACCGGATTCTTTGTTACGTTCGCGTTGATTGCTGGTGTTGTGGGTGTTGCCTCTGTAATCTCTGGTTTAAACCATATTCGGTCTTGGTCTGCTGATAGCTTGCCATCAGCTGCAACTGCTGCTACCATTGCTTGGACTCTTACCGCGCTCGCTATGGG CTTTGCATGGAAAGAGATTGATCTCAAACTCAGGAATGCTCGTCTG AGAACAATGGAAGCATTTTTAATCATACTTACAGTTACACAGCTTCTATACCTAGCAGCAATTCACAGTGCCGCCACCATCCGGAGATAA
- the LOC120014305 gene encoding uncharacterized protein LOC120014305, translated as MPKGAKKRAAAKRKKELEANNHIDSSSGGDNPQGNDDVKNQDERESDGGETGSPGSQDQDNHQHPFKNGNEEPNKSNLSTTQAIVGNNNSVEGITGDVEGNERVGLVDDNSVQMERELKSKSVERNIINIDHIQSDIDTHDEYDWSSRTSSPDFESQVSERKHETPNILGSEAGSTVFGVKTADSLCKEEQVSEAPHLGDATSSLVTATAPVVDSGTPDLSTSVEAINVIESASLKNSAVHDTIQYGSKNNYDNLLPTSDEFIADSLATLDGASKENKDNVLPNVNENFGKSSAVVESAGSGNDGKMLTSAGTSTTETSNGAKYIDGSRVPDSSENQPLVESAPRMSQRTSCLSCCGLFDLITSSSR; from the exons ATGCCTAAAGGTGCGAAGAAGAGAGCAGCTgccaagagaaagaaagagctaGAAGCGAATAACCATATCGACAGTAGCAGCGGCGGGGACAACCCTCAAG GGAATGATGATGTCAAAAACCAAGATGAAAGAGAGAGCGATGGTGGTGAGACTGGTTCCCCTGGGTCACAGGACCAAGATAACCACCAGCATCCATTTaaaaatggaaatgaagaacctAACAAGAGTAATCTGTCAACTACTCAAGCAATTGTCGGTAATAACAACTCTGTGGAAGGAATCACTGGTGATGTCGAAGGTAACGAGCGAGTAGGATTAGTGGATGATAATTCAGTTCAAATGGAGAGGGAATTAAAATCTAAATCTGTTGAGAGAAATATCATTAATATTGACCACATCCAATCTGATATAGACACCCATGACGAGTATGATTGGAGCTCTAGAACTAGTAGTCCGGATTTCGAGTCTCAAGTATCTGAGAGAAAACATGAGACACCAAACATTTTAGGTTCAGAAGCTGGTTCAACCGTTTTTGGGGTTAAGACAGCTGATTCCTTATGCAAGGAGGAGCAGGTATCTGAAGCTCCGCACTTGGGGGATGCTACCAGTAGTTTAGTTACAGCAACTGCTCCTGTAGTTGACTCAGGTACCCCAGACCTGTCCACATCAGTTGAGGCAATCAATGTTATTGAAAGTGCTTCACTCAAGAATTCAGCTGTTCATGATACAATTCAATATGGATCGAAGAATAATTATGACAACCTGCTGCCAACATCTGATGAATTCATAGCTGATTCATTGGCTACGTTGGATGGGGCATCAAAGGAAAATAAGGATAACGTTCTTCCCAATGTCAATGAGAATTTCGGTAAATCTTCAGCTGTAGTTGAATCTGCTGGAAGTGGAAATGATGGTAAGATGTTGACGTCAGCAGGCACATCTACTACCGAAACGAGCAATGGTGCTAAATATATTGATGGCTCTCGGGTTCCTGATTCTTCTGAAAACCAG CCTCTTGTAGAGTCAGCTCCGCGAATGTCCCAAAGAACCTCTTGTTTGAGTTGCTGTGGATTATTTGATTTGATAACAAGCTCCAGTAGATAA
- the LOC120014315 gene encoding 60S ribosomal protein L32-1, protein MAAPLLSKKIVKKRVKKFKRPQSDRKISVKENWRRPKGIDSRVRRKFKGCTLMPNIGYGSDKKTRHYLPNGFKKFVVHNSKELELLMMHNRTYCAEIAHDVSTRKRKEIVERAAQLDIVVTNKLARLRSQEDE, encoded by the exons ATGGCGGCGCCGTTGCTGTCCAAGAAGATCGTAAAAAAGCgggtgaagaaattcaagaggCCCCAGAGCGACCGGAAGATCTCTGTCAag GAAAACTGGCGGAGGCCAAAGGGTATTGATTCTCGTGTCCGTAGAAAGTTTAAGGGATGCACATTGATGCCCAATATTGGATATGGTTCAGACAAGAAGACCCGCCATTATCTTCCAAATGGGTTCAAGAAATTTGTTGTGCACAATTCCAAAGAGCTTGAATTATTGATGATGCACAACAG AACCTATTGTGCTGAGATTGCACATGATGTATCaactaggaagagaaaagagaTCGTTGAGCGAGCTGCACAGCTTGACATTGTTGTAACAAACAAACTTGCCAGGTTACGTAGCCAGGAGGATGAATGA